The Acidobacteriota bacterium genome window below encodes:
- a CDS encoding ATP-binding cassette domain-containing protein → MNEQEAPPRNHAIRIRGLRKNYGAIAAVRGIDLDIREGEIFGLIGPDGAGKTSVFQVLGGVMAATAGEALVFGQTTRDARNIIGYLTQAFSLYQDLSVAENLRYMGELRKLSRQQIETRGNRYLKLFDMDRFTARLAGRLSGGMKQKLALTCALISEPKILLLDEPTTGVDPVSRREFWDALAALATEGMTIVVATPYLDEAERCTRVALMQDGTIHQTGTPAELRENLGLERLEVRAEDLSRAEELLSKVSEIADVQRFGDRLDVMVSDLKIGETCARAALKQAGLEVREIRAVSPTLENTFVAVLRELGGIVRTPAFPVRRIFRERDPDAIAIKAIDLQKRFGAFHAVKDINIAIKYGEIYGLLGANGAGKTTTIKMLCGLIGASSGDIELAGERGSLRSSFLRRRIGYMSQKFSLYDDLTINDNLDFFAGVYQIPLAEREEKKRWVLEFSGLEGQGNMMTGDLPGGWKQRVAFGAAVMHEPSVLFLDEPTSGVDPLARRAFWKMINTLADRGVAVLVTTHYLEEAEQCNRLGFMVAGELVAEGTPTGIKAEQTGHLLELKTEQPQRAADLLKRAMERWRVSLFGDRLHVIVDEGAVTEISSLSQKLNANGIGVFKATEERYSLEDVFITVVEKARKQGKFAVED, encoded by the coding sequence ATGAATGAGCAAGAAGCACCGCCACGAAACCACGCGATTCGCATTCGCGGTTTGCGAAAAAATTACGGCGCAATCGCAGCCGTGCGCGGCATTGATTTGGATATTCGTGAAGGCGAAATCTTCGGACTCATCGGGCCCGATGGCGCGGGCAAAACCTCAGTGTTTCAAGTTCTCGGTGGGGTAATGGCGGCAACCGCAGGTGAAGCGTTGGTATTCGGTCAAACGACACGCGACGCCCGCAATATCATCGGTTATCTCACGCAGGCTTTCAGTCTCTATCAGGATTTAAGCGTCGCTGAAAACCTGCGTTATATGGGTGAACTCCGAAAATTATCGCGCCAGCAAATTGAAACGCGCGGCAATCGCTATTTGAAATTGTTCGATATGGACAGGTTCACCGCCCGTTTGGCAGGAAGACTCAGTGGCGGTATGAAACAGAAACTCGCGCTTACCTGCGCGCTCATCAGCGAACCGAAAATTTTATTACTTGATGAACCGACCACCGGCGTCGACCCGGTTTCGCGCCGCGAATTCTGGGATGCGCTGGCGGCGCTTGCAACCGAAGGCATGACCATCGTGGTCGCCACACCTTATCTCGACGAAGCCGAACGCTGTACGCGAGTGGCGCTGATGCAGGACGGCACCATTCATCAAACCGGAACACCCGCCGAACTTCGCGAAAATCTCGGACTCGAACGTCTGGAAGTTCGCGCTGAGGATTTGAGTCGCGCCGAAGAATTACTCAGTAAGGTTTCCGAGATTGCCGATGTACAACGCTTCGGCGACCGGCTTGATGTGATGGTGAGCGATTTGAAAATCGGCGAAACCTGTGCGCGTGCAGCGTTGAAGCAGGCGGGTCTTGAAGTGCGCGAGATTCGCGCGGTTTCGCCGACCCTTGAAAATACCTTTGTCGCGGTGTTGCGCGAACTCGGCGGCATTGTCAGAACTCCGGCATTTCCGGTTCGGCGAATATTTCGCGAGCGCGACCCGGATGCCATCGCCATTAAAGCCATTGATCTACAAAAGCGTTTCGGCGCGTTTCATGCCGTGAAAGATATCAACATTGCAATCAAATACGGCGAGATTTACGGACTCTTAGGGGCAAACGGCGCAGGCAAAACCACCACTATCAAAATGCTCTGCGGACTGATTGGCGCATCGAGCGGCGACATTGAACTCGCCGGCGAACGCGGCAGTCTACGTTCGAGTTTTTTACGGCGGCGCATCGGCTATATGTCACAGAAATTTTCGCTCTACGACGATTTGACAATTAACGATAATCTCGATTTTTTCGCGGGCGTTTATCAAATACCGCTTGCGGAGCGTGAAGAGAAAAAACGCTGGGTATTGGAATTTTCGGGACTCGAAGGGCAAGGCAATATGATGACCGGCGATTTGCCCGGCGGTTGGAAACAGCGTGTTGCTTTCGGCGCGGCAGTGATGCACGAACCGAGCGTGTTGTTTTTGGATGAGCCGACATCAGGGGTTGACCCGCTCGCCCGCCGCGCATTCTGGAAGATGATCAACACGCTTGCTGACCGTGGTGTCGCGGTGCTCGTCACCACGCATTATCTCGAAGAAGCCGAGCAGTGCAATCGGCTAGGGTTTATGGTCGCGGGCGAACTCGTCGCTGAAGGCACACCGACGGGAATCAAAGCCGAACAGACAGGGCATTTGCTCGAATTAAAAACCGAGCAACCGCAACGCGCCGCCGATTTATTGAAGCGTGCAATGGAGCGTTGGCGGGTTTCGCTCTTCGGGGATCGGTTGCACGTCATTGTTGATGAAGGCGCGGTCACAGAAATCAGCAGCCTTTCGCAAAAACTAAATGCCAATGGCATTGGCGTTTTTAAGGCTACCGAGGAGCGTTATTCGCTCGAAGACGTTTTTATCACTGTCGTCGAAAAAGCCCGTAAACAGGGCAAATTTGCGGTTGAGGATTAA
- a CDS encoding ABC transporter permease — MKRIIAQARKELTQTFRDKLTLTLAIILPLILLVLFGKAISFSVTNLPVVIQDLDQTPLSRRYIDACNTSLTFRVHPLPIDARPETMLDGEKARAAIIIPQNFERDYLRGGDAQVQWLIDATDANTANIVRGNAAAVTQAFASQKDFRESTSPIKAEMRMWHNPGRESDKYIGSGALAVVLALFPPLLAALATSREGEQKTILQVYVSSISAPEFLLGKTLAFFVIALTEWALAVLASMMVFGLRFAGDPTPFVVGTLLYLFCNVGFGVMVGAVVPNQATAIQAVAMVSFLLSFLLSGFMFPISNIPAGIRWIAGVVPARYFIEIARDAFLRGGGWAAVWHAPLMLALLGLFYFVLAWRKMRHMQVDL; from the coding sequence ATGAAACGCATCATCGCCCAGGCGCGCAAAGAATTGACACAAACCTTCAGGGATAAATTGACGTTGACGCTCGCGATCATTCTGCCGCTCATTTTGCTGGTGCTGTTTGGCAAAGCGATTTCGTTTTCGGTCACTAATCTCCCGGTGGTTATTCAAGACCTGGATCAGACTCCGCTTTCGCGTCGTTATATTGATGCGTGTAACACCTCGCTTACCTTTCGTGTTCACCCTTTGCCTATTGATGCGCGACCGGAAACCATGCTCGATGGCGAAAAAGCCAGAGCAGCAATCATCATCCCGCAAAATTTCGAGCGTGATTATCTGCGCGGCGGGGATGCTCAGGTGCAATGGCTCATTGATGCGACCGATGCCAACACGGCAAACATCGTGCGCGGCAATGCTGCGGCAGTCACACAGGCTTTTGCCTCGCAAAAAGATTTCCGTGAATCGACATCGCCAATCAAAGCCGAGATGCGCATGTGGCATAACCCCGGACGCGAATCGGATAAATATATCGGCTCCGGCGCGCTTGCAGTCGTGCTGGCGCTCTTTCCGCCATTGCTTGCGGCGCTTGCGACCTCGCGCGAAGGCGAACAGAAAACCATCCTGCAGGTTTATGTTTCAAGCATCTCCGCGCCTGAATTTTTACTCGGAAAAACGCTGGCTTTTTTCGTCATCGCTTTGACCGAATGGGCGCTCGCGGTACTCGCCAGCATGATGGTTTTCGGTTTGCGCTTTGCCGGTGACCCGACGCCGTTTGTGGTTGGAACTTTGCTTTACCTGTTTTGCAATGTCGGGTTCGGGGTGATGGTTGGCGCAGTGGTTCCCAATCAGGCAACCGCAATTCAAGCCGTGGCGATGGTCAGTTTTCTGCTGTCGTTCCTGTTATCGGGCTTTATGTTTCCGATTTCAAACATCCCCGCAGGGATTCGCTGGATAGCCGGGGTGGTTCCGGCGCGTTATTTCATTGAGATTGCCCGCGACGCTTTTTTGCGCGGCGGCGGTTGGGCGGCGGTGTGGCATGCGCCGCTGATGCTTGCACTGTTGGGATTATTTTACTTCGTTCTGGCGTGGCGAAAGATGCGCCACATGCAGGTGGATTTATGA
- a CDS encoding ABC transporter permease, translating into MKNLLHKIFATRLWALFLKELRQIKRDRRLIASLIVPPTIQILIFGFALNPEVTNLRLGVVDESRSATSRELISAFVESQSFQVRSFYESGEALGAALREGKLDAGLIIPNDFARKRQRRETADVQLLFDASDSNTAGIAAGYASRIIAALNQRDAINGRAIAINSPPMPKPEGKISSWVALLYNPGLESAWFIITGTLGILLVLNGSLIASASLVKEKEIGTVEQLLMTPAEASEIIIAKIAPLFLLLLIDIGLALGVGYAVFDVPVRGNLLLLCSAGGLCIFAGIGIGTFIATFTRSQQQAQLLIFFINPPLALLSGATTPIEGMPDWLQPLTYLNPIRHFATIARGIMLKAAGMEVLYPHLLALLAFAVLLVGISAWRFRKQLG; encoded by the coding sequence ATGAAAAACTTATTGCACAAAATTTTCGCCACCAGACTCTGGGCATTGTTCTTAAAAGAACTGCGGCAAATCAAACGCGACCGCCGTTTGATTGCCTCGTTAATCGTTCCGCCGACGATTCAGATTTTGATTTTCGGTTTTGCCTTGAACCCCGAAGTCACCAATCTACGACTCGGTGTGGTTGATGAAAGCCGCAGCGCGACGAGCCGCGAATTGATTTCCGCCTTCGTTGAAAGTCAATCCTTTCAAGTGCGCAGCTTTTATGAATCGGGCGAGGCGCTCGGCGCAGCGCTTCGCGAAGGTAAGCTCGATGCCGGATTGATTATTCCAAATGATTTTGCGCGAAAACGCCAACGCCGCGAGACCGCCGATGTGCAGTTGTTGTTTGATGCGTCGGATTCAAACACCGCAGGGATTGCCGCAGGTTACGCTTCGCGAATTATTGCTGCGCTCAATCAGCGAGACGCCATCAACGGGCGCGCAATAGCAATCAACTCACCGCCGATGCCAAAACCAGAAGGAAAAATTTCATCGTGGGTGGCATTGCTTTACAATCCGGGACTCGAAAGCGCCTGGTTTATCATCACCGGAACGCTTGGCATCCTGCTGGTGTTGAACGGTTCGCTGATTGCTTCGGCATCGCTGGTTAAAGAAAAAGAGATTGGCACGGTTGAACAATTATTGATGACGCCTGCCGAGGCTTCGGAAATTATTATTGCCAAAATCGCGCCGCTTTTTTTATTGCTGTTGATTGATATTGGTCTGGCGCTGGGCGTCGGGTACGCGGTGTTCGATGTGCCGGTGCGCGGCAATCTTTTATTGCTCTGTTCTGCCGGTGGGCTTTGCATCTTTGCAGGCATCGGCATCGGCACATTCATTGCGACCTTCACACGGTCGCAACAACAGGCGCAGTTGCTCATTTTTTTTATCAATCCGCCGCTGGCTTTGCTTTCAGGCGCGACTACGCCGATTGAAGGAATGCCCGATTGGTTACAACCTTTGACTTATTTAAATCCGATTCGCCATTTTGCCACCATCGCGCGCGGCATCATGCTCAAAGCCGCAGGTATGGAAGTTTTATACCCGCACCTGCTGGCGCTGCTCGCTTTTGCCGTTCTGTTAGTTGGCATAAGCGCCTGGCGGTTTCGCAAACAACTCGGCTGA
- the glgA gene encoding glycogen synthase GlgA, protein MNILFVASEVVPYAKTGGLADVAGALPKALARLGHRVRIVMPRYNLEKILHSGERLPGNIQVPFDGQLYTSDIYLDRSSEVPVYFIDAPHFYFRGKLYGEHDDPDRFAYFSRATVELAKAFNEQFDIFHLNDWMTGLIPIYVKAVYAKDPVIAHVKTVFTIHNMAFHGLFSPYSTGKYGLPEWVNRSEGGIEFHGVSSMLKAGLVFSDAINAVSPKYAQEIQTPEYAYQFDGVLRARRHRLFGILNGVDYEEWSPENDPYIAAHFSPHDLTGKRECKRDLLRTFGLPEDLERPLIGCVSRLSDQKGFDLIIDAIWRVLDRGANFVLLGSGAKYFEDAFQRLRDTRPHQVGVYFGLSNELAHKIEAGADMFLMPSRFEPCGLNQMYSLKYGTAPIVRAVGGLDDTIENFNRATRQGNGFKFYDYDADKLVEKIYEALMVYMDKELWRQLMLNGMYADYSWNVSARQYVALYERLTHS, encoded by the coding sequence TTGAACATCCTGTTTGTGGCATCAGAGGTTGTCCCCTACGCGAAAACCGGCGGACTCGCGGACGTTGCGGGCGCATTACCGAAAGCCCTGGCGCGACTCGGACACCGGGTTCGCATCGTGATGCCGCGTTACAATCTCGAAAAAATCCTGCACAGCGGCGAACGCCTTCCCGGCAACATTCAGGTTCCGTTTGACGGTCAGCTTTACACATCGGATATCTATCTTGATCGTTCCAGCGAAGTGCCGGTCTATTTCATCGACGCGCCACATTTCTATTTTCGCGGCAAACTCTACGGCGAGCATGACGACCCTGACCGCTTCGCCTATTTCAGCCGCGCCACCGTTGAACTCGCCAAAGCCTTCAATGAACAATTCGACATCTTTCATCTGAATGATTGGATGACCGGGCTGATTCCGATTTATGTAAAAGCGGTGTACGCCAAAGACCCGGTGATTGCTCATGTCAAAACTGTGTTTACGATTCACAACATGGCGTTTCATGGGTTGTTCAGCCCGTATTCGACCGGCAAATACGGCTTGCCGGAATGGGTCAATCGCTCGGAAGGCGGCATCGAATTTCATGGCGTATCAAGTATGCTCAAAGCCGGTCTGGTATTTTCCGATGCCATCAACGCCGTCAGTCCCAAATACGCGCAAGAGATTCAAACCCCCGAATACGCTTATCAATTTGATGGCGTGTTGCGCGCCCGTCGGCACCGGCTTTTCGGCATTTTAAACGGCGTGGATTACGAAGAATGGAGTCCCGAAAACGACCCTTACATCGCTGCTCACTTTTCGCCGCACGATTTGACCGGCAAACGCGAATGCAAACGCGATTTGCTGCGCACTTTCGGGTTGCCGGAAGATTTAGAGCGCCCGTTGATTGGTTGCGTGTCGCGGCTTTCCGACCAGAAAGGTTTCGATTTAATCATTGATGCCATCTGGCGAGTGTTGGACAGAGGCGCGAATTTTGTATTGCTCGGTTCGGGCGCAAAATATTTTGAAGATGCTTTTCAACGTTTGCGCGATACCCGCCCGCATCAGGTCGGCGTCTATTTCGGACTGTCGAATGAACTGGCGCACAAAATCGAAGCCGGTGCAGACATGTTTTTGATGCCGTCGCGGTTTGAGCCTTGCGGACTCAATCAAATGTATTCGCTCAAATACGGGACTGCGCCGATTGTCCGCGCGGTTGGCGGACTCGATGATACGATTGAAAATTTCAATCGCGCTACCAGGCAGGGCAATGGCTTTAAATTTTATGACTACGATGCCGACAAACTGGTGGAAAAAATTTATGAAGCGTTGATGGTCTATATGGATAAAGAGTTGTGGCGGCAGTTGATGCTCAACGGCATGTATGCAGACTATTCGTGGAATGTTTCGGCGCGGCAATACGTCGCGTTGTACGAGCGCCTGACGCATAGTTAA